In a single window of the Frondihabitans peucedani genome:
- a CDS encoding Nramp family divalent metal transporter, with amino-acid sequence MTTEAPPSDTRRPPSSARLVTLLGPAVVAGVAYLDPGNVASNMTAGALFGYLLVWVVIAGNATAWLIQYLSAKLGIATGASLPELLGRRLSKPWVRRAFWAQAELVAMATDIAEVIGGAIALNLLFQLPLLVGGLVTGIISLCLLLLQSRGRAQLFERVITGMVVLIAVGFCAGLLVAPPHWASVASGLVPHFEGSRSVLLAVSILGATIMPHAIYAHSALARDRFEGSLVAPRRLLKVTRIDVTIALVVAGTVNVAILLVAAGTLRGVSGTDTLEGAHAALLVHLGPLVATLFAVGLLASGLASTSVGAYAGSEIMHGLLHYRVPLLYRRIVTLLPALALLAFGADPTSALVISQVVLSFGIPFALVPLVLFTASRATMGDLRNRWHTTALAAVAAVALIVLNVVLLVLVF; translated from the coding sequence ATGACGACCGAGGCGCCACCGAGCGACACGCGCCGGCCGCCGTCGTCCGCGCGCCTGGTCACCCTCCTCGGGCCCGCGGTCGTCGCGGGAGTCGCCTACCTCGACCCGGGCAACGTCGCGAGCAACATGACGGCGGGGGCGCTGTTCGGCTACCTGCTCGTCTGGGTCGTCATCGCCGGCAACGCAACGGCCTGGCTCATCCAGTACCTCTCGGCGAAGCTCGGCATCGCCACCGGGGCCAGCCTCCCCGAGCTCCTCGGGAGGCGCCTCTCGAAGCCCTGGGTCCGGCGGGCGTTCTGGGCGCAGGCCGAGCTCGTGGCGATGGCGACCGACATCGCCGAGGTCATCGGCGGCGCGATCGCCCTGAACCTGCTGTTCCAGCTGCCGCTGCTGGTCGGCGGCCTGGTCACCGGCATCATCTCCCTGTGCCTGCTGCTCCTGCAGAGCCGGGGGCGGGCGCAGCTGTTCGAGCGCGTCATCACCGGCATGGTGGTCCTGATCGCGGTCGGCTTCTGCGCCGGCCTCCTGGTGGCCCCGCCGCACTGGGCCTCCGTGGCGTCGGGGCTCGTGCCGCACTTCGAGGGCTCGCGCTCGGTCCTCCTGGCGGTCTCGATCCTCGGCGCGACGATCATGCCGCACGCGATCTACGCGCACTCCGCGCTCGCCCGCGACCGCTTCGAGGGGTCGCTCGTGGCGCCCCGGCGGCTCCTGAAGGTGACCAGGATCGACGTCACGATCGCGCTCGTCGTCGCGGGGACGGTGAACGTCGCGATCCTGCTGGTCGCCGCAGGCACCCTCCGCGGAGTCTCGGGGACCGACACGCTCGAGGGGGCCCACGCGGCCCTCCTGGTGCACCTCGGGCCGCTCGTCGCGACCCTGTTCGCGGTGGGCCTGCTCGCGTCCGGCCTCGCCTCGACCTCGGTGGGCGCCTACGCGGGCTCCGAGATCATGCACGGCCTCCTGCACTACCGCGTCCCGCTCCTCTACCGCAGGATCGTGACCCTCCTCCCCGCACTGGCGCTCCTCGCGTTCGGCGCCGACCCGACCTCCGCCCTCGTGATCAGCCAGGTCGTCCTGTCGTTCGGAATCCCGTTCGCGCTCGTCCCGCTGGTGCTGTTCACGGCGTCCCGGGCGACGATGGGCGACCTCCGCAACCGCTGGCACACGACCGCGCTCGCGGCGGTCGCGGCCGTCGCGCTCATCGTGCTGAACGTCGTCCTGCTCGTGCTGGTCTTCTGA
- a CDS encoding flavin monoamine oxidase family protein: MSISRRLFLLGSLSGAGVLVLSGCTDPAPAPSATATRAPSPSPSPTPSGPAPAAFRRSRWGADTYSYGSSSYLAAGATDADRAALAASLDDKVFFAGEAVAASQPGTVMGAHSSGLTAAAEVAAVAAPGERIAVIGAGMAGATAARTLADQGFDVVVVEARGRVGGRIASYDSDDWPFEVQLGVGTLTGDGAAAFESLLASAGVTTVEVEATATARIAGRETPLPTSEAVSEALDTAAAWAAEHAGEESVQDAVASSGASARLDTRPDSSGVSDADRLAFLLDEALPARVGAAATKVSSRVLGDEILPGSGQLVTRGFGDYVTDQLRDLDVLRSSNVTQIDYGNEGVGLRLVTGESLSADRVVSTIPLGVLKKRRIVFVPALPSTHLDAIDALGMGVQDVLWLRFDQRLWSTDATVWAVLDDSAASRLWLNLEPATGFPILVALTGGRTATALEKLSDSDAVDAAVRSIAPYFDLVPSTASPTPTPGAGSSPTPTPGAGSSPTPTP, encoded by the coding sequence ATGTCCATCAGTCGGCGGCTGTTCCTCCTGGGCTCCCTGTCGGGGGCGGGAGTGCTCGTGCTGTCGGGGTGCACCGATCCTGCGCCCGCCCCGTCGGCCACCGCCACCAGGGCACCGAGCCCGTCGCCCAGCCCCACGCCGAGCGGCCCCGCGCCCGCGGCCTTCCGCCGCAGCCGCTGGGGAGCGGACACGTACAGCTACGGGTCGTCGAGCTACCTCGCCGCGGGCGCGACCGATGCCGATCGCGCGGCGCTCGCAGCGAGTCTCGATGACAAGGTGTTCTTCGCCGGGGAGGCCGTGGCCGCGTCCCAGCCGGGAACCGTGATGGGCGCGCACTCGTCGGGCCTGACCGCGGCAGCCGAGGTCGCGGCCGTCGCGGCTCCCGGGGAGCGCATCGCCGTGATCGGCGCCGGCATGGCGGGCGCGACAGCCGCGCGGACCCTCGCCGACCAGGGCTTCGACGTCGTGGTCGTCGAGGCGCGGGGCCGGGTCGGCGGCAGGATCGCGTCGTACGACTCCGACGACTGGCCCTTCGAGGTGCAGCTCGGCGTCGGCACCCTCACCGGCGACGGTGCCGCGGCCTTCGAGTCGCTGCTCGCCTCGGCCGGTGTGACCACCGTCGAGGTCGAGGCGACGGCGACCGCCAGGATCGCCGGCCGGGAGACCCCGCTTCCAACGTCTGAGGCGGTGTCCGAGGCCCTCGACACGGCCGCCGCCTGGGCTGCGGAGCACGCCGGCGAGGAGAGCGTGCAGGACGCCGTCGCGTCGTCGGGAGCGTCGGCGCGGCTCGACACGCGCCCCGACTCGAGCGGCGTGTCGGACGCCGACCGCCTCGCGTTCCTGCTCGACGAGGCACTGCCGGCCCGGGTCGGCGCGGCGGCGACGAAGGTGTCGTCGCGGGTGCTGGGCGACGAGATCCTGCCGGGCTCCGGGCAGCTCGTGACCCGCGGCTTCGGCGACTACGTCACCGACCAGCTCCGCGACCTCGACGTGCTCCGCAGCAGCAACGTCACGCAGATCGACTACGGCAACGAGGGCGTGGGCCTCCGGCTGGTCACGGGCGAGTCGCTCTCGGCCGACCGCGTCGTCTCGACCATCCCTCTCGGCGTGCTGAAGAAACGGAGGATCGTCTTCGTCCCGGCGCTGCCCAGCACCCACCTCGACGCCATCGACGCGCTCGGGATGGGAGTCCAGGACGTCCTGTGGCTCCGCTTCGACCAGCGCCTCTGGTCGACCGACGCGACCGTGTGGGCCGTGCTCGACGACTCGGCCGCCTCCCGGCTCTGGCTGAACCTGGAGCCCGCGACCGGGTTCCCGATCCTGGTCGCCCTCACCGGCGGCCGGACCGCCACCGCCCTCGAGAAGCTCAGCGACTCCGATGCGGTCGACGCCGCGGTGCGGTCGATCGCGCCCTACTTCGACCTGGTGCCGTCGACGGCGTCGCCGACTCCGACGCCGGGTGCGGGGTCGTCGCCGACTCCGACGCCGGGTGCCGGGTCGTCGCCGACTCCGACGCCCTGA
- a CDS encoding Pr6Pr family membrane protein: MHTTLAFRLSGLVRLAAAAVGVAALWANFEYVLGFSTFATLNYFSYFTQQSNMANVAVLAISGVLTVRGRSDPPWFAAVHALVSCYVIVSGVVFAVIVSQSASHHYSLAFPPSSQVLHFWLAGYVLVDWVVAPGRTPVRWRTLWLVLLYPLAWGWFTLARGREVRWYPYFFLDPAQVSAAQFRLYNGLVLAIVVGVLAALIGLSHLRPGPGRLRVRPFRGSGQGVGVGDDPAPGVGVGDDPAPGVGVGDAVDGTRSK, translated from the coding sequence GTGCACACCACCCTCGCGTTCCGCCTGTCCGGACTCGTGCGGCTGGCGGCGGCAGCGGTGGGCGTGGCGGCGCTCTGGGCCAACTTCGAGTACGTCCTGGGCTTTTCGACGTTCGCCACTCTGAACTACTTCAGCTACTTCACGCAGCAGAGCAACATGGCGAACGTCGCCGTGCTCGCGATCTCGGGCGTGCTGACCGTCCGGGGCCGGAGCGATCCGCCGTGGTTCGCGGCGGTGCACGCGCTGGTCTCCTGCTATGTCATCGTCTCGGGCGTGGTCTTCGCGGTGATCGTCTCGCAGTCGGCGAGCCACCACTACTCGCTGGCGTTCCCGCCGTCGAGCCAGGTGCTGCACTTCTGGCTGGCGGGCTACGTGCTCGTCGACTGGGTGGTGGCGCCCGGCCGCACGCCCGTGCGCTGGCGGACGCTCTGGCTCGTCCTGCTGTATCCGCTGGCCTGGGGGTGGTTCACGCTGGCTCGAGGCCGGGAGGTGCGCTGGTACCCGTACTTCTTCCTCGATCCTGCGCAGGTGAGCGCGGCGCAGTTCCGCCTGTACAACGGGCTCGTGCTGGCGATCGTCGTCGGCGTGCTGGCGGCCCTGATCGGGCTGAGCCACCTGAGGCCGGGGCCCGGGCGCCTGCGCGTCCGCCCGTTCCGGGGGAGCGGTCAGGGCGTCGGAGTCGGCGACGACCCGGCACCCGGCGTCGGAGTCGGCGACGACCCCGCACCCGGCGTCGGAGTCGGCGACGCCGTCGACGGCACCAGGTCGAAGTAG
- a CDS encoding MarR family winged helix-turn-helix transcriptional regulator, translating into MESGTVSGAGGESRRAERTRAVYTQMETISRRAVARNRRAAAPLTVVQHTLLTFIAQTRDCRAIDIAQGLRLNRSTISRQVGDLQELGLVEVAPEAERAGARGQILRLSDRGRELLESSTAANHSELERRLADWSDDEIDRLARGLERFNAVDDA; encoded by the coding sequence ATGGAGTCGGGCACGGTGTCAGGCGCGGGCGGGGAGTCGCGGCGGGCGGAGCGCACCAGGGCCGTCTACACGCAGATGGAGACCATCTCGCGGAGGGCCGTCGCGCGGAACCGCCGAGCCGCCGCCCCGCTGACCGTCGTCCAGCACACGCTCCTGACCTTCATCGCGCAGACCCGCGACTGCCGCGCCATCGACATCGCCCAGGGCCTCCGCCTCAACCGGTCGACGATCTCCCGCCAGGTGGGCGACCTGCAGGAGCTCGGGCTGGTCGAGGTCGCCCCGGAAGCCGAGCGCGCCGGGGCGAGGGGGCAGATCCTGCGCCTGTCGGATCGCGGGCGCGAGCTCCTCGAGAGCTCGACCGCGGCCAACCACAGCGAGCTCGAGCGGCGGCTCGCCGACTGGTCGGACGACGAGATCGACCGCCTGGCACGGGGCCTCGAGCGCTTCAACGCCGTCGACGACGCGTAG
- a CDS encoding DHA2 family efflux MFS transporter permease subunit, which produces MTNDTTTAPAVPSKAGRPASAPGAATAGAAPAGAAPAGGPAAAGTGEADAKRNRLVIGLLLVSAFVVILNETIMSVALPRLVVDLRVTAATAQWLTTGFMLTMAVVIPVTGFLLQRFNTRPVFITAMSLFSLGTAIAAIAPGFSILLIARVVQASGTAIMMPLLMTTAMTLVAPASRGRVMGNISIVISVAPAIGPTISGLILQALSWRFMFVIVLPIALVALVVGGIKMKNVTVTRKSPLDVLSVILSAFAFSGLLYGLSSVGEAASGTPQPVMPIVPVLVGAAALALFVWRQIRLAPRGVALLDLRTFTSRTFAVSIVMIAISMLALFGTLIILPIYMQNVLGFSTLTTGLLLLPGGIVMGVLSPVVGRLYDRIGPTPLLVVGAVLVSGALWAMAMVLREGTPAFVIPIVHVILSIGLAFTFTPLFTASLGSVRPDLYSHGSAILGTMQQVAGGVGTALFVTLLATTAASRVSEGAGQVSATAAGVQTAFLTGAIISLFAIAASFFVRKPPVIEGAPVPMGH; this is translated from the coding sequence TTGACGAACGACACCACCACGGCTCCGGCCGTTCCCTCCAAGGCCGGCAGGCCCGCGTCTGCTCCGGGCGCTGCCACTGCCGGCGCTGCTCCGGCGGGTGCTGCTCCTGCGGGTGGCCCCGCGGCCGCCGGCACCGGCGAGGCGGACGCCAAGCGCAACCGCCTCGTGATCGGCCTGCTCCTCGTCTCGGCGTTCGTCGTGATCCTGAACGAGACCATCATGAGCGTGGCCCTGCCCCGCCTCGTCGTCGACCTCCGTGTCACCGCGGCGACGGCACAGTGGCTCACCACCGGCTTCATGCTCACGATGGCGGTCGTCATCCCCGTCACGGGCTTCCTGCTCCAGCGCTTCAACACGCGGCCGGTCTTCATCACCGCCATGTCGCTGTTCAGCCTCGGTACCGCGATCGCCGCGATCGCGCCGGGCTTCTCGATCCTGCTCATCGCCCGCGTCGTGCAGGCCAGCGGCACCGCGATCATGATGCCGCTCCTGATGACGACGGCGATGACGCTCGTCGCGCCCGCCTCGCGCGGCCGGGTCATGGGCAACATCTCGATCGTGATCTCGGTGGCGCCGGCCATCGGCCCGACGATCTCCGGTCTGATCCTGCAGGCGCTCTCCTGGCGCTTCATGTTCGTCATCGTGCTGCCCATCGCGCTCGTCGCGCTGGTGGTCGGCGGCATCAAGATGAAGAACGTCACCGTCACCCGCAAGAGCCCGCTCGACGTGCTCTCGGTGATCCTGTCGGCCTTCGCGTTCTCCGGGCTCCTGTACGGCCTGTCGAGCGTCGGCGAGGCGGCCTCCGGCACGCCTCAGCCGGTGATGCCGATCGTCCCGGTGCTCGTCGGTGCCGCTGCGCTCGCCCTCTTCGTCTGGCGGCAGATCCGGCTCGCGCCGCGCGGCGTCGCCCTTCTCGACCTCCGCACCTTCACCTCGCGGACCTTCGCGGTGTCGATCGTGATGATCGCCATCAGCATGCTCGCCCTGTTCGGCACGCTGATCATCCTGCCGATCTACATGCAGAACGTCCTCGGCTTCTCCACGCTCACGACCGGTCTACTGCTGCTCCCCGGCGGCATCGTCATGGGCGTCCTGTCGCCCGTCGTCGGCCGGCTCTACGACCGGATCGGGCCGACACCGCTCCTCGTTGTGGGCGCCGTCCTCGTCAGCGGCGCGCTCTGGGCGATGGCCATGGTGCTCCGCGAGGGCACGCCGGCCTTCGTGATCCCGATCGTGCACGTGATCCTGAGCATCGGGCTCGCCTTCACCTTCACGCCGCTCTTCACGGCGTCGCTCGGATCGGTCCGCCCCGACCTCTACTCGCACGGCAGCGCGATCCTGGGAACCATGCAGCAGGTCGCCGGCGGCGTCGGCACCGCGCTCTTCGTCACGCTGCTCGCGACGACCGCCGCCTCGAGGGTCTCCGAGGGCGCCGGGCAGGTCTCGGCGACGGCCGCGGGGGTGCAGACGGCGTTCCTCACCGGGGCGATCATCTCGCTCTTCGCGATCGCGGCGAGCTTCTTCGTGCGCAAGCCGCCGGTGATCGAGGGCGCGCCCGTCCCGATGGGCCACTAG
- a CDS encoding beta-glucosidase family protein, whose protein sequence is MTYDSEEETARLVGLREMLTLAEKVQLLTGRDFWTTWPFEKIGLRRILVSDGPSGVRGEVWDERSPSLNLPSATALSSSWDRAIAARYGAASAVEARRKGVDVVLGPTINLHRSPLGGRHFEAFSEDPLLTAELAAAYVDGVQENGVGATPKHYIANDYETDRFTASTEVSERALRELYLLAFERAVTESRAWLVMSSYNSINGVTATENDLLETPLSSEWGFDGVVVSDWTAVRSIESAKHSQDLVMPGPAGPWGNALVAAVEAGEVPLEAIDRKVLRILRLAARVGALDGFAPVQAAPVTVEDGVAFAREAEAVGSVLLANPQKTLPLDPAALSSVAVIGHNALHARTQGGGSATVLPETVVSPLEGLREALPGADVTYSIGAVVQEGIAELPLDEIVNPSTGEHGMLVRFLGAAGDELFREDRRATALVYFGGDAPLEAAALAELSLRWTPTVSGRVLLGFASVGHGRVLLDGELAHEATSLLEEGMDLGASLLYPPSVSAPVEVTAGTPVDVVVEFDLGSRTGPMAGVWSITLGLEADDSDPEGLLAEAAEAAATADVAVVVVGTNSRVESEGFDRVDLDLPGRQDDLVRAVVRANPNTIVVVNAGSPVLLPWRDDVRAVLLTYFGGQEYGNALADLLLGAVEPGGRLPTTWPATLDDVPVLDVTPRDGLVRYEEGIHIGYRAWLRAGRTPAYEFGHGLGYTEWELGDLRVDGRAVVPGGSSGSSAGAVSVATPSGASVALRVTNAGSRRGKQVVQAYLSRSGGSVERPARWLVGFDSVELDPGESATVSIALPLRSFAHWDDGWAYEGGTFDVHVGTSVTATPLESTVELVADPS, encoded by the coding sequence ATGACGTACGACAGCGAAGAAGAGACCGCCCGGCTCGTCGGGCTCCGCGAGATGCTGACGCTGGCGGAGAAGGTCCAGCTGCTGACCGGGCGCGACTTCTGGACCACCTGGCCCTTCGAGAAGATCGGTCTCCGTCGCATCCTGGTGTCCGACGGGCCCTCGGGAGTGCGCGGCGAGGTGTGGGACGAACGCTCCCCCTCGCTCAACCTCCCCTCCGCGACCGCGCTGTCGTCCTCCTGGGACCGCGCGATCGCCGCCCGCTACGGCGCCGCCTCCGCTGTCGAGGCCCGCCGCAAGGGCGTCGACGTCGTCCTCGGCCCGACGATCAACCTGCACCGCTCGCCCCTCGGCGGCCGCCACTTCGAGGCCTTCTCCGAAGACCCGCTGCTCACCGCCGAGCTCGCTGCCGCCTACGTCGACGGCGTGCAGGAGAACGGGGTCGGCGCGACCCCCAAGCACTACATCGCCAACGACTACGAGACCGACCGCTTCACGGCGTCGACGGAGGTCTCCGAGCGGGCTCTCCGCGAGCTCTACCTCCTCGCCTTCGAGCGGGCGGTCACCGAGTCGCGGGCCTGGCTCGTCATGTCGTCGTACAACTCGATCAACGGTGTCACCGCCACCGAGAACGACCTCCTCGAGACGCCGCTGAGCTCGGAGTGGGGCTTCGACGGGGTGGTCGTCAGCGACTGGACCGCCGTCCGCTCGATCGAGAGCGCGAAGCACTCGCAGGATCTCGTCATGCCCGGCCCCGCAGGACCGTGGGGCAACGCGCTGGTCGCGGCCGTCGAGGCGGGCGAGGTGCCGCTCGAGGCGATCGACCGCAAGGTGCTCCGGATCCTGCGCCTCGCTGCCCGTGTCGGGGCGCTCGACGGCTTCGCACCCGTGCAGGCGGCTCCGGTGACCGTCGAGGACGGAGTGGCGTTCGCCCGCGAGGCCGAGGCGGTCGGAAGCGTCCTCCTCGCGAACCCGCAGAAGACGCTGCCCCTCGACCCGGCGGCTCTGAGCTCGGTGGCGGTGATCGGGCACAACGCCCTCCACGCGCGCACGCAGGGCGGCGGCAGCGCCACGGTCCTGCCCGAGACGGTCGTCTCGCCTCTCGAGGGGCTCCGCGAGGCGCTGCCGGGGGCGGATGTGACGTACTCCATCGGCGCGGTCGTGCAGGAGGGCATCGCCGAACTGCCGCTCGACGAGATCGTGAACCCGTCGACGGGGGAGCACGGCATGCTCGTGCGGTTCCTCGGTGCGGCGGGCGACGAGCTCTTCCGCGAGGACCGCAGGGCCACCGCGCTCGTCTACTTCGGCGGCGACGCGCCCCTCGAGGCCGCAGCCCTGGCCGAGCTGTCGCTGCGCTGGACCCCGACCGTCTCCGGACGGGTGCTGCTCGGCTTCGCGTCCGTCGGGCACGGCCGGGTCCTCCTCGACGGAGAGCTCGCGCACGAGGCCACCTCCCTCCTCGAGGAGGGCATGGACCTCGGCGCCTCGCTCCTGTACCCGCCCTCCGTCTCCGCACCGGTCGAGGTCACCGCGGGCACGCCCGTCGACGTCGTCGTCGAGTTCGACCTCGGCTCCCGGACGGGGCCCATGGCGGGCGTCTGGAGCATCACCCTCGGGCTCGAGGCCGACGACTCCGACCCGGAGGGCCTCCTGGCCGAGGCCGCCGAGGCCGCCGCCACCGCGGACGTGGCCGTCGTCGTGGTCGGGACCAACTCGCGTGTCGAGTCGGAGGGCTTCGACCGCGTCGACCTCGACCTGCCCGGCCGCCAGGACGACCTCGTGCGCGCCGTCGTCCGCGCCAACCCGAACACGATCGTGGTCGTGAACGCAGGATCGCCCGTGCTCCTGCCCTGGCGGGACGACGTGCGCGCGGTGCTGCTCACCTACTTCGGCGGGCAGGAGTACGGGAACGCCCTCGCCGACCTGCTCCTCGGAGCCGTCGAGCCGGGAGGCCGCCTGCCCACCACCTGGCCGGCGACCCTCGACGACGTGCCCGTGCTCGACGTCACCCCGCGCGACGGGCTCGTGCGCTACGAGGAGGGCATCCACATCGGCTACCGGGCCTGGCTGCGAGCCGGGCGCACGCCCGCCTACGAGTTCGGCCACGGCCTCGGCTACACGGAGTGGGAGCTCGGCGACCTGCGTGTCGACGGCCGGGCCGTGGTGCCCGGCGGCTCGTCGGGCTCCTCCGCGGGCGCCGTCTCGGTGGCCACGCCCTCGGGTGCCTCGGTGGCTCTCCGCGTGACGAACGCAGGATCACGCCGCGGCAAGCAGGTCGTGCAGGCGTACCTCTCGCGCTCGGGCGGCTCCGTCGAGCGTCCCGCGCGCTGGCTCGTCGGCTTCGACAGCGTCGAGCTCGACCCCGGGGAGTCCGCCACGGTGTCGATCGCCCTGCCCCTTCGCTCCTTCGCCCACTGGGACGACGGCTGGGCGTACGAGGGCGGGACCTTCGACGTCCACGTCGGGACGTCGGTGACCGCGACGCCGCTCGAGAGCACCGTGGAGCTCGTCGCCGATCCCTCGTGA
- a CDS encoding aldo/keto reductase, protein MTEIPSIPLNNGTSIPQLGFGVFQIEPENTKEATLKALEVGYRHIDTAEMYGNEKEVGQAVAASGIPREEVFVTSKLNNGFHDPEAAKTAFDGTLEALDFDYVDLFLIHWPLPGVGNFVDTWKALEEVYASGRARAIGVSNFQEHHLRRLMQESTVVPAVNQIEVHPYLTQDALRAFGTEHGIPTEAWSPIAQGKVLDDPTIVRIAERIGKSTAQVTLRWHIQRGDIVFPKSVTESRVRENFDIFDFELTDLDMTDISTLNKDERTGPNPDEFNYIPS, encoded by the coding sequence ATGACCGAGATCCCCTCCATCCCCCTGAACAACGGCACCTCGATCCCCCAGCTGGGATTCGGCGTGTTCCAGATCGAGCCCGAGAACACCAAGGAGGCCACCCTCAAGGCCCTCGAGGTCGGCTACCGCCACATCGACACGGCGGAGATGTACGGCAACGAGAAGGAGGTCGGGCAGGCCGTCGCGGCGTCCGGCATCCCGCGCGAGGAGGTCTTCGTGACCTCGAAGCTGAACAACGGCTTCCACGACCCGGAGGCGGCCAAGACGGCCTTCGACGGCACCCTCGAGGCGCTCGACTTCGACTACGTCGACCTGTTCCTCATCCACTGGCCCCTGCCCGGCGTCGGCAACTTCGTCGACACCTGGAAGGCGCTCGAAGAGGTCTACGCGTCCGGCCGCGCCCGCGCCATCGGCGTCTCGAACTTCCAGGAGCACCACCTGCGCCGCCTGATGCAGGAGTCGACCGTCGTCCCGGCCGTCAATCAGATCGAGGTGCACCCCTACCTCACGCAGGACGCCCTCCGCGCCTTCGGCACCGAGCACGGCATCCCTACCGAGGCCTGGTCGCCCATCGCCCAGGGCAAGGTGCTCGACGACCCGACGATCGTCCGCATCGCCGAGCGCATCGGCAAGTCCACCGCCCAGGTCACGCTCCGCTGGCACATCCAGCGTGGCGACATCGTCTTCCCGAAGTCGGTGACCGAGTCGCGCGTCCGCGAGAACTTCGACATCTTCGACTTCGAGCTGACCGACCTCGACATGACCGACATCTCCACGCTGAACAAGGACGAGCGCACGGGCCCCAACCCGGACGAGTTCAACTACATCCCCTCCTAG
- a CDS encoding response regulator transcription factor, whose translation MREPAQPIRVAVVDDQRLFSSGIAMLVEAQSDLVCVGTAADGQEAVSLVERERPDVVLMDLRMPVLNGLDATRRILADTPADGPPRVVALTTIRRDEAVYAALAAGASAFLTKDADPEVVLATIRAAHAGAPFPTEENAMALVREYAAPAGDQRESRVDALASLTAREREVFALVARGLSNAEIASGQFVTEATVKSHVRSTLQKLGLRSRIQVVIFAYENGLTGRDERESA comes from the coding sequence ATGCGTGAACCCGCCCAGCCGATCCGGGTCGCCGTCGTCGACGACCAGCGCCTCTTCTCGTCGGGCATCGCGATGCTCGTCGAGGCCCAGTCCGACCTCGTCTGCGTCGGGACCGCCGCCGACGGGCAGGAGGCCGTGTCCCTCGTGGAGCGCGAGCGGCCGGACGTCGTCCTGATGGACCTCCGGATGCCGGTCCTCAACGGGCTCGACGCGACCAGGCGCATCCTGGCGGACACCCCTGCTGACGGCCCGCCGCGCGTCGTCGCGCTGACGACGATCCGCCGCGACGAGGCCGTGTACGCGGCGCTCGCCGCGGGAGCCTCCGCGTTCCTGACCAAGGACGCCGACCCCGAGGTCGTGCTCGCCACCATCCGGGCCGCGCACGCCGGGGCCCCGTTCCCGACCGAGGAGAACGCGATGGCGCTCGTCCGCGAGTACGCGGCGCCGGCCGGCGACCAACGGGAGTCTCGGGTGGACGCGCTCGCGAGTCTGACGGCCCGCGAGCGCGAGGTGTTCGCGCTGGTCGCGCGGGGCCTCAGCAATGCCGAGATCGCCTCGGGGCAGTTCGTGACGGAGGCGACGGTGAAGTCGCACGTCCGATCGACGCTCCAGAAGCTCGGCCTCCGGAGCCGAATCCAGGTCGTCATCTTCGCCTACGAGAACGGCCTCACCGGTCGCGACGAGAGAGAGTCAGCATGA